The genomic region ACCTCTGGCCGCTCCTCATCGTGGTGCTGAGCCCGGCGCTCGTGCCCGGCGCGCGGCTCGGGCCGCGGCACGTGGCCGGCGCGCTGCTCGGGTTCGGCGGGGCCGCGCTGCTCGTCACCGGCGGCCGGCTCGGCTTCGCGCGCGAGGGGCTCCTGGGCTACCTGCTCGCGGTCCTGGCGGCGTTCATCTGGGCGACGTACTCGCTGCTCTCGAAGCGGCTCGGCAGCTTCCCCACCTCGGCCATCTCGAGCTTCTGCCTCGCCTCCGGGCTGCTTTCCCTAGGGTGCCACGCGCTCTTCGAGCCGCGCTACGTCCCGTCCGCCGGGGAGCTGCCGTTCCTGGTGCTCATCGGGCTCGGTCCCATGGGCGCGGCGTTCTACCTCTGGGACCGGGCGCTCAAGGGCGGCGACCCGCGCGTCATCGGCACGCTCGCCTACCTGACCCCGCTCCTCTCGACGGTGCTCCTCACCGCCTTCGGCGCCGGGCGGCTCGGCGGGCCGGCGCTCCTCGCCATGGGGCTCATCGTGGGCGGGGCCGTGGTCGGCACGTGGCCGGTGGGGGCGCGGGCCGCGGCGGGCCGCGCGGAAGCCGGCGCGCAGAGGCGCTGAGCCCCGGACGCGCGAGGCGTCGTGGCGCGCGCACGCGTGCCCCCCGCCGAGCGCCCGCGCGGCCGCGCCTCGGGCGGGCGCTGGAGCGCGCTTGTGCGGGCGGCCCGGGGTGCGCAGCGTTTCCCCCGGAGGGTGGCATGAACGGACTTCGGAAGCTGGTGGTGGTGGCCGCGTGCGCCGGGCTCGTCTCGAGCGGCGCCTGGGCGCAGGGCGCCGGCGGCGGTGGGGGCGGGGCGGGCG from Anaeromyxobacter paludicola harbors:
- a CDS encoding DMT family transporter, coding for MSGARARRATLDALGAIGLWGTLALLGLKLRGVPPFLLVGCALLLGALCGLRGLRAGAVRGPVLLLGVYGLFAYHFCLFLALRLAPPVEANLLNYLWPLLIVVLSPALVPGARLGPRHVAGALLGFGGAALLVTGGRLGFAREGLLGYLLAVLAAFIWATYSLLSKRLGSFPTSAISSFCLASGLLSLGCHALFEPRYVPSAGELPFLVLIGLGPMGAAFYLWDRALKGGDPRVIGTLAYLTPLLSTVLLTAFGAGRLGGPALLAMGLIVGGAVVGTWPVGARAAAGRAEAGAQRR